A genomic region of Ehrlichia japonica contains the following coding sequences:
- a CDS encoding DUF3023 domain-containing protein, translated as MWGPLTRSVPFHLYFQVNAFNLPGFMSEVCSALVDDRDFFKQKGPTFFNLSHYGYFVLSSIPGGPNDQDFDAYYELANTAELDADFSVDKKKHDDSSCCQSYFPKSKKESQKDMGDDDEKEDAKLGLMTVLMDTDHDLQSAIASQLHSEESRRA; from the coding sequence ATATGGGGGCCACTTACTCGTTCTGTACCATTCCATCTGTACTTTCAAGTTAACGCATTCAATCTTCCTGGATTTATGAGTGAGGTATGTAGTGCGTTAGTTGATGATAGAGATTTCTTTAAACAGAAAGGACCTACTTTTTTTAATCTTAGTCATTATGGGTATTTTGTTTTAAGTAGTATACCCGGAGGACCGAATGACCAGGATTTTGATGCATATTATGAATTGGCAAATACTGCAGAGTTAGATGCAGATTTTTCAGTAGATAAAAAAAAACATGATGATTCTTCATGCTGTCAGAGTTATTTTCCAAAAAGTAAGAAAGAATCCCAGAAAGATATGGGAGATGATGATGAAAAAGAAGACGCTAAATTAGGTCTTATGACGGTACTGATGGATACAGATCATGATTTACAATCTGCAATAGCATCTCAGCTACACTCAGAAGAAAGCAGGAGAGCATAA
- a CDS encoding DUF3023 domain-containing protein — protein MVGCGYVLLKIKDNKWLTAPGTGDTLFLLKGYIPSEAVRRGPELRKLVGREYGGHLLVLYHSICTFKLTHSIFLDL, from the coding sequence ATGGTAGGCTGCGGGTACGTGTTGCTCAAAATCAAGGATAATAAGTGGTTAACTGCTCCAGGTACAGGAGATACTTTGTTTTTATTAAAAGGTTATATACCATCTGAGGCGGTAAGACGGGGTCCAGAATTACGTAAGTTAGTAGGTAGGGAATATGGGGGCCACTTACTCGTTCTGTACCATTCCATCTGTACTTTCAAGTTAACGCATTCAATCTTCCTGGATTTATGA
- a CDS encoding DUF3023 domain-containing protein codes for MFGDDQLKGRIEYNNRLCQKLLEEDILHLRAVYPIGSTDSTGQMVVQTTKSHRDKQLPLPTTNGEENLFLLKCRLPADTVREDKELCDLVGGIPKALTSHYSIDIYFLTQWYTEEFLEHVSCNLSLGKIKFKGLGEYGICVLARVRGGPYCNVFCEKEDLKNVAGLDVLCLSSEDYREYTATKGQQTVSSERDDISSESGDVEQVRIDVMTQLMNLSVEHVESNIQQGPGT; via the coding sequence ATGTTTGGTGACGATCAATTAAAAGGTAGGATAGAGTATAATAATAGGTTATGTCAAAAGTTATTAGAGGAAGATATTCTTCATTTGAGAGCAGTCTATCCCATAGGTTCTACTGACTCTACAGGTCAGATGGTGGTACAGACTACTAAAAGTCATAGAGATAAACAATTACCTCTTCCAACTACAAATGGTGAGGAAAATTTATTTTTACTGAAGTGCAGATTACCAGCTGATACGGTACGTGAAGATAAAGAATTATGTGATTTGGTAGGTGGTATTCCTAAAGCATTGACTAGTCATTATAGTATAGACATATACTTTTTAACGCAATGGTATACTGAAGAGTTTCTGGAACATGTGTCATGTAATCTATCACTAGGTAAGATAAAGTTTAAAGGTTTAGGCGAATATGGAATATGTGTATTAGCTAGAGTACGTGGGGGACCTTATTGTAATGTTTTTTGTGAGAAAGAAGATTTAAAAAATGTTGCTGGGCTTGACGTACTATGTTTATCAAGTGAAGATTATAGGGAGTATACTGCTACTAAAGGGCAGCAAACAGTAAGTTCAGAGCGGGATGATATTAGTAGTGAAAGTGGTGATGTTGAACAGGTAAGAATAGATGTAATGACACAGTTAATGAATCTTTCTGTTGAGCATGTTGAGTCTAATATACAGCAGGGACCTGGAACATAA
- a CDS encoding DUF3023 domain-containing protein, whose amino-acid sequence MLGDKNVRFVESNLQHLREQNLKICREIRRLPYLLMRKCHLIGATRPNGDFQVKVSKTHLDVDVFSSRGLGQRDNTLSQEQMMGIFPVSESEIPNILPLVAGKSLWMVKCKLSREMLQKNSTLKDLICSSRMTDDIKITLYCFINPEHSQFFFKEVHSKSLGPEFKTIPNFLQRAQLLYVRVRGTQEDKEFCELHVLKDIVNLKADFFVRDERKVFGEKKWWVVRSMSCSDNPPLGAEGEVSRSKEKTGRQQAAIVVAGLQNLSVCLESAISKDEDLSRSSSRK is encoded by the coding sequence ATGTTAGGTGATAAAAACGTAAGATTTGTAGAATCTAATTTACAACATTTGCGAGAGCAGAATCTTAAAATATGTCGAGAAATAAGAAGGTTACCATATCTGTTAATGAGAAAATGTCATTTAATAGGTGCTACTAGGCCTAATGGTGATTTCCAGGTTAAGGTAAGTAAAACTCATCTGGATGTAGATGTTTTTTCAAGCCGGGGTCTGGGTCAACGTGATAATACTCTCTCTCAAGAACAAATGATGGGTATATTTCCAGTTAGTGAATCTGAGATTCCTAATATATTACCTTTAGTAGCTGGAAAAAGTCTTTGGATGGTGAAGTGTAAATTATCACGTGAGATGTTACAGAAAAATTCAACCTTAAAAGATCTTATATGTTCCTCTAGAATGACTGATGATATCAAAATAACATTGTACTGTTTTATTAACCCAGAACATTCTCAATTTTTTTTCAAAGAAGTACATTCCAAGTCACTAGGGCCTGAATTTAAGACTATTCCAAATTTTCTTCAGAGAGCACAGTTGTTGTATGTTAGAGTGCGTGGAACACAGGAAGATAAGGAATTTTGTGAGTTACATGTATTAAAGGATATTGTAAACTTAAAAGCAGATTTTTTTGTGAGAGATGAACGCAAAGTCTTTGGTGAAAAAAAATGGTGGGTAGTGAGATCGATGTCTTGTAGTGATAATCCACCATTAGGTGCAGAGGGTGAAGTGTCGAGGTCTAAAGAAAAAACTGGTAGGCAACAAGCAGCAATAGTAGTGGCAGGTTTACAAAATCTTTCTGTTTGTTTGGAAAGTGCGATAAGTAAAGATGAAGACTTATCGAGATCGAGTAGTAGGAAGTAG
- a CDS encoding DUF3023 domain-containing protein has protein sequence MLGDKNIRFVESNLQHLREQNSKLCKEVKSLPELLMQSCYLIGATKSDGRLQVKVSKTHLDLEVFSREDVNQCGEPLSQEQMMGIFPVSEGDIPGISPLLDGNSLWIVKCKLPHEVLQRNPTLRDLVCSSRMIFGDRITVTFDARIRLYCLVKPEDCEYFFQKVHKESLGYKYKCIPNFLHKVQLLYVRVRGTQEDKKISELCALKDIVGLKADFFVRDERKVLGKKRWWVTRSISGGDNPPLGAEGGVLISSGNDLPLGADGEVSRSKEKTGRQQAEVVSTMLQNLSICLERAISKDEDLSRSSSRK, from the coding sequence ATGTTAGGTGATAAAAACATAAGATTTGTAGAATCTAATTTACAACATTTGCGAGAGCAGAATAGTAAATTATGTAAAGAAGTAAAAAGCTTACCAGAGCTGTTAATGCAATCATGTTATTTAATAGGTGCTACTAAGTCTGATGGTAGGCTCCAGGTTAAGGTAAGTAAAACTCATCTGGATTTAGAGGTTTTTTCAAGGGAGGATGTGAATCAATGTGGTGAGCCTCTCTCTCAAGAACAAATGATGGGTATATTTCCAGTTAGTGAAGGTGACATTCCTGGGATATCACCTTTATTAGATGGAAACAGTCTTTGGATAGTGAAGTGTAAATTACCACATGAGGTATTACAGAGAAATCCAACCTTAAGGGATCTTGTATGTTCCTCTAGAATGATTTTTGGTGACAGAATAACAGTGACTTTTGATGCCAGAATAAGATTGTACTGTTTAGTTAAGCCAGAAGATTGTGAATATTTTTTCCAAAAAGTACATAAAGAATCACTAGGGTATAAATATAAGTGTATTCCAAATTTTCTTCACAAAGTACAATTGTTGTATGTTAGAGTGCGTGGAACACAGGAAGATAAGAAAATTTCTGAGTTATGTGCATTAAAAGATATTGTAGGCTTAAAAGCAGATTTTTTTGTGAGGGATGAACGCAAAGTCCTTGGTAAAAAAAGATGGTGGGTAACGAGATCGATATCTGGTGGTGATAATCCACCATTAGGTGCAGAGGGTGGAGTGTTGATCTCTAGTGGTAATGATCTACCATTAGGTGCAGATGGTGAAGTGTCGAGGTCTAAAGAAAAAACTGGTAGGCAACAAGCAGAAGTAGTATCGACAATGTTACAAAATCTTTCTATTTGTTTGGAAAGGGCGATCAGTAAAGATGAAGACTTATCGAGATCGAGTAGTAGGAAGTAG
- the hemC gene encoding hydroxymethylbilane synthase: MNIRIGTRGSILAIAQTLEVKNLLNKYFPEINIQIVKIKTSGDINDKVRLNTIGGKGLFIKEIEEALLAGEVDLAVHSVKDIPAFYCEGLIISCILKRSSPCDVFISSKYQDIKSLPLNATVGTSSVRRKVQLNYLRPDLQIVPIRGNIDTRILKSNIGECDGVVLAEAGLIRINRCDVIKEVLDPKIMLSAVGQGAIGVQCRANDYNIIEKIKVLNCHKSYVCIMAERSFLRTINGSCDTPLAALAQYVDNDTVYMSCMLSSEKNMVFSNCYFKECDAEKSGIDIGNELIDKLSKHY, translated from the coding sequence ATGAATATAAGGATTGGAACAAGAGGTAGTATTTTAGCTATAGCACAAACATTGGAAGTTAAAAATTTGTTGAACAAATATTTTCCTGAAATTAATATCCAAATTGTTAAAATTAAGACTTCCGGAGACATTAATGATAAAGTTCGCCTGAATACTATAGGTGGAAAGGGATTATTTATAAAAGAAATAGAAGAAGCATTACTAGCAGGAGAAGTGGACTTAGCTGTACATTCAGTAAAAGATATACCAGCTTTTTATTGTGAAGGATTGATCATTTCTTGTATACTAAAACGTAGTAGTCCGTGTGATGTTTTTATTTCTTCTAAGTATCAAGATATAAAGTCACTTCCTCTTAATGCAACTGTAGGTACATCTTCTGTAAGAAGAAAAGTACAATTAAATTATTTACGTCCAGATCTTCAAATAGTTCCTATTAGAGGTAATATAGATACTAGAATATTGAAGTCTAATATTGGTGAGTGTGATGGTGTAGTATTAGCTGAAGCTGGATTAATCAGAATAAATAGATGTGATGTAATCAAAGAGGTATTAGATCCTAAAATAATGTTAAGTGCAGTAGGGCAAGGGGCAATAGGTGTTCAGTGTAGAGCTAATGACTATAATATAATAGAGAAAATTAAAGTTTTGAATTGTCATAAATCTTACGTTTGTATAATGGCTGAGAGAAGTTTTTTGAGAACAATCAATGGTTCTTGTGATACGCCATTAGCAGCACTTGCTCAGTATGTTGATAATGATACAGTTTATATGTCTTGTATGCTTTCGAGTGAAAAAAATATGGTATTTTCAAATTGCTACTTTAAAGAATGTGATGCAGAAAAATCGGGTATTGATATAGGAAATGAGTTAATAGATAAGTTGAGCAAGCATTATTAA